From a single Cupriavidus taiwanensis LMG 19424 genomic region:
- a CDS encoding LysR substrate-binding domain-containing protein, with translation MRRLCPSLTELHAFEAAARHNSFTVAARELHVTQGAVSKQVRSLEAYLGVELFQRVRQRLVLTPAGERYLERIAPSLNELEAATVELMAGQGRGGVLHIASMPTLGAKWLIPRLPQFFARHPEVTLEFVPHAQGYDFSEPDLDAAIRFGDGVWPGSLADYMTGREVLPVCRPGLLASEPDGVAPTPAALLRYPLLHHTTVPEAWPDWFATLGLPTRDAWSGARFDQFSLLTQAALSGLGIALIPRCLIEEELATGALVVAHPAQVLAKKGYYLCYPEQKQHLPALRTFRAWVMEGADLARPAPVSRP, from the coding sequence ATGCGACGCCTATGTCCGTCGCTGACCGAGTTGCACGCCTTCGAAGCGGCAGCGCGCCATAACAGCTTTACCGTAGCCGCCCGTGAGCTGCATGTCACGCAAGGCGCGGTCAGCAAGCAGGTACGCAGCCTCGAGGCCTACCTCGGGGTCGAGTTGTTCCAGCGGGTGCGCCAGCGGCTGGTGCTGACGCCCGCGGGCGAGCGCTACCTGGAGCGCATCGCGCCCAGCCTGAACGAGCTGGAGGCGGCGACGGTGGAGTTGATGGCGGGGCAGGGACGGGGCGGCGTGCTGCATATCGCCAGCATGCCGACGCTGGGCGCCAAGTGGCTGATCCCGCGCCTGCCGCAGTTCTTCGCGCGGCATCCGGAGGTGACGCTGGAGTTCGTGCCGCATGCGCAGGGCTACGATTTCTCCGAACCGGACCTCGATGCCGCGATCCGCTTCGGCGACGGCGTCTGGCCCGGCAGCCTGGCCGACTACATGACCGGCCGCGAAGTCCTGCCGGTATGCCGGCCAGGGCTGCTGGCGTCCGAGCCCGATGGCGTCGCGCCGACGCCGGCGGCGTTGCTGCGCTATCCGCTGCTGCACCACACCACCGTGCCCGAGGCCTGGCCCGACTGGTTCGCCACGCTGGGATTGCCCACGCGCGACGCCTGGAGCGGCGCGCGCTTCGACCAGTTTTCGCTGCTGACGCAGGCGGCGCTGTCCGGTCTGGGCATCGCCCTGATTCCGCGCTGCCTGATCGAAGAAGAGCTGGCCACCGGCGCGCTGGTGGTGGCGCACCCCGCGCAGGTGCTGGCGAAGAAGGGCTATTACCTGTGCTATCCGGAGCAGAAGCAGCACCTGCCGGCGCTGCGCACGTTCAGGGCGTGGGTGATGGAGGGGGCGGACCTGGCGCGGCCGGCGCCCGTTTCGCGCCCCTAG
- a CDS encoding c-type cytochrome: MKTLKTLSFALGALVLGAAAMPASAADLANGKTLVEKGNCVACHGAGMNKPISPDYPKLAGQHADYLYHALMSYQVSGNALVGRSNAIMAGQVNANPAVTDKDGKPRPFTRKELKDMAAYIESLPGDLVLKK, encoded by the coding sequence ATGAAGACGCTCAAGACGCTTTCGTTCGCGCTCGGCGCACTCGTGCTGGGTGCTGCCGCCATGCCGGCCTCGGCCGCCGACCTTGCCAACGGCAAGACGCTGGTGGAAAAGGGCAACTGCGTGGCCTGCCATGGCGCCGGCATGAACAAGCCGATCTCGCCCGACTACCCCAAGCTGGCCGGCCAGCATGCCGACTACCTGTACCACGCGCTGATGTCCTACCAGGTGTCGGGCAATGCGCTGGTGGGCCGTTCCAACGCGATCATGGCCGGCCAGGTCAACGCCAATCCGGCGGTCACCGACAAGGATGGCAAGCCGCGCCCGTTCACGCGCAAGGAACTGAAGGACATGGCCGCCTACATCGAGTCGCTGCCGGGCGACCTGGTGCTGAAGAAGTAA
- a CDS encoding c-type cytochrome: MKKLLTMVVLGAAATAVQAQEVKGNGDAAKDKVAMCIGCHGIPGYRASFPEIYEVPLLGGQSAKYIENALKAYQKGERKHPTMRSIAATLTEQDIANVAAYYSQQNAGTQNNSLK, from the coding sequence ATGAAAAAGCTCCTCACGATGGTGGTGCTGGGCGCGGCTGCAACGGCCGTGCAGGCACAGGAAGTCAAGGGCAATGGAGACGCTGCCAAGGACAAGGTTGCAATGTGCATCGGATGCCATGGCATTCCGGGCTACCGTGCGTCCTTCCCCGAGATCTATGAAGTGCCGCTGCTGGGCGGCCAGAGCGCCAAGTACATCGAGAACGCGCTGAAGGCCTACCAGAAGGGCGAGCGCAAGCACCCCACCATGCGCAGCATCGCCGCGACGCTGACCGAGCAGGACATCGCCAACGTGGCGGCCTACTACTCGCAGCAGAACGCCGGCACGCAGAACAATTCCCTCAAGTAA
- a CDS encoding AAA family ATPase, with the protein MSNTANASAQASSQPVRFEGSDQYVATDDLKLAVNAARTLQRPLLIKGEPGTGKTMLAEEVAAALGMPLLQWHIKSTTKAQQGLYEYDAVSRLRDSQLGDDRVHDIRNYIVKGVLWQAFEADQQVVLLIDEIDKADIEFPNDLLRELDRMEFYVYETRELVKAKHRPLVIITSNNEKELPDAFLRRCFFHYIKFPDAETMQQIVDVHYPGIKRELVAAALESFYEMRNLPGLKKKPSTSELIDWLKLLMAEDIPPEALKSPDKKAAIPPLHGALLKNEQDVHLFERLVFMNRANR; encoded by the coding sequence ATGTCAAACACCGCCAACGCTTCCGCCCAAGCCTCCTCCCAGCCGGTCCGCTTCGAAGGCAGCGACCAGTATGTTGCCACCGACGACCTCAAGCTGGCCGTCAATGCCGCGCGCACGCTGCAGCGCCCCCTGCTGATCAAGGGTGAGCCCGGCACCGGCAAGACCATGCTGGCCGAGGAAGTCGCCGCCGCGCTGGGCATGCCGCTGCTGCAATGGCATATCAAGTCGACCACCAAGGCACAGCAGGGCCTGTACGAATACGACGCCGTGTCGCGCCTGCGCGATTCGCAGCTGGGCGACGACCGCGTCCACGACATCCGCAACTACATCGTCAAGGGCGTGCTGTGGCAGGCCTTCGAGGCCGACCAGCAGGTGGTGCTGCTGATCGACGAGATCGACAAGGCCGACATCGAATTCCCCAACGACCTGCTGCGCGAACTCGACCGCATGGAGTTCTATGTCTACGAGACCCGCGAGCTGGTCAAGGCGAAGCACCGGCCGCTGGTGATCATCACCTCGAACAACGAGAAGGAGTTGCCCGACGCCTTCCTGCGCCGCTGCTTCTTCCACTACATCAAGTTCCCCGATGCCGAGACGATGCAGCAGATCGTCGACGTGCACTACCCCGGCATCAAGCGCGAGCTGGTTGCCGCCGCGCTGGAATCGTTCTACGAGATGCGCAACCTGCCGGGCCTGAAGAAGAAGCCGTCGACGTCCGAGCTGATCGACTGGCTCAAGCTGCTGATGGCCGAGGACATCCCGCCCGAGGCGCTGAAGAGCCCGGACAAGAAGGCCGCGATCCCGCCGCTGCATGGCGCGCTGCTGAAGAACGAGCAGGACGTGCACCTGTTCGAGCGCCTGGTGTTCATGAACCGCGCCAACCGCTGA
- a CDS encoding class I SAM-dependent methyltransferase: protein MSVDEARLNAFMEKFVGDIGAVMHAATVVVGDELGLYKALAEKPMTVAMLAAKTHTDERYLREWLSAQAASGYVDYDASSAQFSLNEEQAFALAQEGSPAFIPGAFQIAVAQFRAIPKMIDIFRNGRGLGWHEHDPALFHGTERFFRPGYAAHLVSEWIPALAGMAARLEAGAMVADVGCGHGASTIIMAQAFPASRFVGFDYHEPSVRHAAEAARRAGVAERVRFEVASAKDYGGKDYDLVAVFDCLHDMGDPVGAARHVRETLRADGAWMIVEPFANDALEQNLNPVGRVFYSASTFICTPASRSQEVGLCLGAQAGEARMRAVAEQAGFRSFRRAAQTPFNLVYEVRP from the coding sequence ATGAGCGTCGATGAAGCGAGGCTGAATGCCTTCATGGAAAAATTCGTCGGCGATATCGGCGCGGTGATGCATGCCGCGACCGTGGTCGTCGGCGATGAACTGGGCCTGTACAAGGCGCTGGCGGAAAAGCCGATGACTGTCGCCATGCTGGCGGCCAAGACCCATACCGACGAGCGCTACCTGCGCGAATGGCTGTCGGCGCAGGCGGCCAGCGGCTACGTCGACTATGACGCTAGTTCGGCGCAGTTCAGCCTGAACGAAGAACAGGCCTTTGCGCTGGCACAGGAAGGCAGCCCGGCCTTTATCCCGGGCGCGTTCCAGATCGCCGTGGCGCAGTTCCGCGCGATTCCCAAAATGATCGATATCTTCCGCAATGGCCGCGGCCTGGGCTGGCACGAGCACGATCCCGCGCTGTTCCACGGCACCGAACGCTTCTTCCGGCCCGGCTATGCGGCGCACCTTGTGTCGGAATGGATTCCGGCGCTGGCAGGCATGGCGGCGCGGCTGGAGGCGGGGGCCATGGTGGCGGACGTAGGCTGCGGCCATGGCGCCTCGACCATCATCATGGCGCAGGCGTTTCCCGCGTCGCGCTTCGTCGGCTTCGACTACCATGAGCCCTCGGTGCGCCATGCGGCCGAGGCCGCGCGCCGCGCCGGCGTGGCCGAGCGCGTGCGCTTCGAGGTGGCCAGCGCCAAGGACTATGGCGGCAAGGACTATGACCTGGTGGCGGTGTTCGACTGCCTGCACGACATGGGCGATCCCGTGGGCGCGGCGCGCCATGTGCGAGAGACCCTGCGCGCCGACGGCGCCTGGATGATCGTCGAGCCCTTTGCCAACGATGCGCTGGAGCAGAACCTGAATCCGGTAGGCCGGGTGTTCTACTCCGCGTCGACCTTCATCTGCACGCCGGCATCGCGCTCGCAGGAAGTCGGCCTGTGCCTGGGCGCACAGGCGGGCGAGGCGCGCATGCGTGCGGTGGCGGAGCAGGCAGGCTTCCGCAGCTTCCGCCGCGCGGCGCAGACGCCGTTCAATCTGGTGTATGAAGTGCGGCCGTAA
- a CDS encoding carbon-nitrogen hydrolase family protein, whose product MTPASSASPAPFRVAAVQTVTGTSLDANLARAEARIAEAAAGGAELVLLPEYFCIMGRAESDKVAVREHDGDGPVQQFLADTARRHGIWLVGGTLPMWCDDPQRVYNTSLAFNPRGERIARYDKIHLFGFTRGTESYDESRTILAGRTPVSFDAPCGRVAMSVCYDLRFPELYRGLAADGGTSLILMPAAFTYTTGQAHWEILLRARAIENQCYVLAAAQGGKHENGRRTWGHSMLVDPWGEVLAMLPEGEGVVGGVIDPARLEEVRQNLPALRHRVL is encoded by the coding sequence ATGACCCCAGCCAGTTCTGCCAGCCCTGCCCCGTTCCGCGTTGCCGCCGTCCAGACCGTGACCGGCACCTCGCTTGACGCCAACCTGGCGCGCGCCGAGGCGCGCATCGCCGAGGCCGCCGCCGGCGGTGCCGAACTGGTGCTGCTGCCCGAGTACTTCTGCATCATGGGCCGCGCCGAATCCGACAAGGTTGCCGTGCGCGAGCACGACGGCGACGGCCCGGTGCAGCAGTTCCTGGCCGACACGGCGCGCCGCCATGGCATCTGGCTGGTGGGCGGCACGCTGCCGATGTGGTGCGATGACCCGCAGCGCGTGTACAACACCTCGCTCGCCTTCAACCCGCGCGGCGAGCGCATCGCGCGCTACGACAAGATCCACCTGTTCGGCTTCACCCGCGGCACCGAAAGCTATGACGAATCGCGCACCATCCTGGCCGGGCGCACGCCGGTCAGCTTCGATGCGCCCTGCGGCCGGGTGGCGATGTCGGTGTGCTACGACCTGCGCTTCCCGGAGCTGTACCGCGGCCTGGCCGCAGACGGCGGCACCAGCCTGATCCTGATGCCGGCCGCCTTCACCTACACCACCGGGCAGGCCCACTGGGAAATCCTGCTGCGCGCCCGCGCCATCGAAAACCAGTGCTATGTGCTGGCGGCGGCTCAAGGCGGCAAGCACGAGAACGGCCGGCGCACCTGGGGCCATTCGATGCTGGTGGACCCGTGGGGCGAAGTGCTGGCGATGCTGCCCGAAGGCGAAGGCGTGGTCGGCGGCGTGATCGACCCGGCGCGGCTGGAGGAAGTCCGGCAGAACCTGCCGGCATTGCGGCACCGGGTGCTGTAG
- a CDS encoding tripartite tricarboxylate transporter substrate binding protein BugE produces the protein MQRRHLLRALAAASAVLATGLSFSAAAQSGYPTKPITLVVPFPAGGTTDIVARIVADKLGQQLGQAVVVDNRGGAGGSIGTTFLSKAAPDGYTLGIATASTHGINPAVYPRLSYDATKDFTPITNLASVPNVMSIHPSVKATDMKAFIALAQAQPGKLAYGSAGNGSVSHMMGELFKMSSKTELLHVPYKGVGPALNDALAGQVQVLFDNLPSSLPFIEGGKLRALAVAAPKRVAALPNVPTFAELGLGEVNDAAWFGLIAPANLPVDLQNKLHAAAVKVLALPEVKAKLEKLGATPVGDTPAHFAAQIKSEVAKNKRVAAAARISLD, from the coding sequence ATGCAACGTCGCCACCTTCTCCGCGCCCTGGCCGCCGCCTCGGCCGTCCTCGCCACCGGCCTGTCGTTCAGCGCCGCCGCCCAGTCCGGCTACCCGACCAAGCCGATCACGCTGGTGGTCCCCTTCCCGGCCGGCGGCACCACCGACATCGTCGCGCGCATCGTCGCCGACAAGCTCGGCCAGCAACTGGGCCAGGCCGTGGTGGTCGACAACCGCGGCGGCGCCGGCGGCAGCATCGGCACCACCTTCCTGTCCAAGGCCGCGCCGGACGGCTACACGCTGGGCATCGCCACGGCGTCGACCCACGGCATCAACCCGGCGGTCTACCCGCGCCTGTCCTACGATGCCACCAAGGACTTCACCCCCATCACCAACCTGGCCTCGGTGCCGAACGTGATGAGCATCCACCCGTCGGTCAAGGCCACCGACATGAAGGCCTTCATCGCGCTGGCGCAGGCGCAGCCCGGCAAGCTGGCCTATGGCTCGGCCGGCAACGGCAGCGTCTCGCACATGATGGGAGAACTGTTCAAGATGAGCAGCAAGACCGAACTGCTGCACGTGCCGTACAAGGGCGTGGGCCCGGCGCTGAACGACGCGCTGGCCGGCCAGGTGCAGGTGCTGTTCGACAACCTGCCGTCGTCGCTGCCGTTCATCGAGGGCGGCAAGCTGCGCGCGCTCGCGGTGGCCGCGCCCAAGCGCGTGGCGGCGCTGCCCAATGTGCCGACCTTCGCCGAACTCGGCCTGGGCGAAGTCAACGATGCCGCCTGGTTCGGCCTGATCGCCCCGGCCAACCTGCCGGTCGACCTGCAGAACAAGCTGCATGCCGCCGCGGTCAAGGTGCTGGCACTGCCGGAAGTCAAGGCCAAGCTGGAGAAGCTCGGCGCCACCCCGGTGGGCGACACGCCGGCGCACTTTGCCGCGCAGATCAAGAGCGAAGTGGCCAAGAACAAGCGCGTCGCCGCCGCCGCCAGGATCTCGCTCGACTGA
- the aroG gene encoding 3-deoxy-7-phosphoheptulonate synthase AroG, whose protein sequence is MLKNTDDLRIRELKELLPPAHLIREFGCSEQASDVIYGARQAMHRILHGMDDRLIVIIGPCSIHDTRAALEYAKLLKVQRERFAGELEVVMRVYFEKPRTTVGWKGLINDPHMDGSFKINDGLRTARELLLTISEMGVPTGTEYLDMISPQYIADLVSWGAIGARTTESQVHRELASGLSCPVGFKNGTDGNVKIAVDAIKAASQPHHFLSVTKGGHSAIVSTSGNEDCHVILRGGKAPNYDAASVQEACDAIAKAGLASRLMIDASHANSSKKHENQIPVCADIGRQIAAGDQRIIGVMVESHLVAGRQDHVQGQPVDELTYGQSVTDACIGWDDSVKVLEGLAESVRQRRLVSGSGN, encoded by the coding sequence ATGCTGAAGAACACCGACGACCTGCGCATCCGTGAACTCAAGGAGCTGCTGCCGCCCGCGCACCTGATCCGCGAGTTTGGCTGCTCCGAACAGGCTTCGGACGTGATCTACGGCGCGCGCCAGGCCATGCACCGCATCCTGCACGGCATGGATGACCGTCTGATCGTCATCATCGGACCCTGCTCGATCCACGATACCCGCGCCGCGCTGGAATACGCCAAGCTGCTCAAGGTCCAGCGCGAGCGCTTCGCCGGCGAGCTGGAGGTGGTGATGCGGGTGTACTTCGAGAAGCCGCGCACCACCGTGGGCTGGAAGGGCCTGATCAACGACCCGCACATGGACGGCAGCTTCAAGATCAATGACGGCCTGCGCACCGCGCGCGAGCTGCTGCTGACCATCAGCGAAATGGGCGTGCCGACCGGCACCGAGTACCTCGACATGATCAGCCCGCAATACATCGCCGACCTGGTCAGCTGGGGCGCGATCGGCGCGCGCACCACCGAGTCGCAGGTGCACCGCGAGCTGGCATCGGGACTGTCGTGCCCGGTCGGGTTCAAGAACGGCACCGACGGCAACGTCAAGATCGCGGTCGACGCGATCAAGGCCGCGTCGCAGCCGCACCATTTCCTGTCGGTGACCAAGGGCGGGCATTCGGCGATCGTGTCGACCTCGGGCAACGAGGACTGCCACGTGATCCTGCGCGGCGGCAAGGCGCCCAACTACGACGCCGCCAGCGTGCAGGAAGCGTGCGACGCCATCGCCAAGGCCGGCCTGGCCTCGCGCCTGATGATCGACGCCTCGCATGCCAACAGCAGCAAGAAGCATGAGAACCAGATCCCGGTGTGCGCCGACATCGGCCGCCAGATTGCCGCCGGCGACCAGCGCATCATCGGCGTGATGGTCGAATCGCACCTGGTGGCCGGGCGCCAGGACCACGTGCAGGGCCAGCCGGTCGACGAGCTGACCTATGGCCAGTCCGTCACCGATGCGTGCATCGGCTGGGACGACTCGGTCAAGGTGCTCGAGGGCCTGGCCGAGTCGGTGCGCCAGCGCCGACTCGTGTCGGGCAGCGGCAACTGA
- the tldD gene encoding metalloprotease TldD encodes MNAGDLGIRNLATAQQLLLAPYGLDEARLQRVLADIFTHKVDYADLYFQYTRNEAWSLEEGIVKSGSFSIDQGVGVRAVSGDRTAFAYSDEISLPALSQAAAATRTIGKAGSGRIKVAGELATQAGRNLYSPNDPLDSMSAAEKVALLERIERMARAKDPRVVQVMAGLAGEYDVVLVARSDGVIAADVRPLVRVSVTVIAEQGGRREIGSSGGGGRYAYGYFTDALLQQYVDEAVSSALVNLDARPAPAGAMTVVLGPGWPGVLLHEAVGHGLEGDFNRKGSSAFAGRMGERVAARGVTVVDDGTLANRRGSLNLDDEGNPTQCTTLIEDGILRGYIQDTLNARLMKMPVTGNARRESYAALPMPRMTNTYMLNGDKDPQEIIASVKKGLYAVNFGGGQVDITNGKFVFSASEAYMIEDGKITYPVKGATLVGNGPESLKDVTMIGNDMRLDSGVGVCGKEGQSVPVGVGQPTLRIENMTVGGTA; translated from the coding sequence ATGAACGCCGGCGATCTCGGAATCCGCAACCTGGCCACCGCGCAGCAACTGCTGCTGGCGCCGTACGGCCTGGACGAAGCCAGGCTCCAGCGCGTGCTGGCCGATATCTTCACGCACAAGGTCGACTACGCCGACCTGTACTTCCAGTACACCCGCAACGAGGCCTGGAGCCTGGAAGAAGGCATCGTCAAGTCGGGCAGCTTCAGCATCGACCAGGGCGTGGGCGTGCGCGCGGTCTCGGGCGACCGCACCGCCTTCGCCTACTCGGATGAAATCAGCCTGCCCGCGCTGTCGCAGGCGGCAGCCGCCACGCGCACCATCGGCAAGGCCGGCAGCGGCCGTATCAAGGTCGCCGGCGAGCTGGCCACGCAAGCGGGGCGCAACCTGTACTCGCCCAACGACCCGCTCGACTCGATGAGCGCGGCGGAAAAGGTGGCGCTGCTCGAGCGCATCGAGCGCATGGCGCGCGCCAAGGATCCGCGCGTGGTGCAGGTCATGGCGGGCCTGGCGGGCGAGTACGACGTGGTGCTGGTAGCGCGCAGCGACGGCGTGATCGCCGCCGACGTGCGCCCGCTGGTGCGGGTCTCGGTCACGGTGATCGCCGAACAGGGCGGGCGCCGCGAGATCGGCTCGTCCGGCGGCGGCGGCCGCTATGCCTACGGCTATTTCACCGATGCGCTGCTGCAGCAGTACGTGGACGAGGCGGTGTCGTCGGCGCTGGTCAACCTGGATGCGCGCCCGGCCCCGGCCGGCGCGATGACCGTGGTGCTGGGCCCCGGCTGGCCCGGCGTGCTGCTGCACGAGGCGGTCGGCCACGGGCTGGAAGGCGACTTCAACCGCAAGGGCTCGTCGGCGTTTGCCGGCCGCATGGGCGAGCGCGTCGCGGCCAGGGGCGTGACCGTGGTAGACGACGGCACGCTGGCCAACCGCCGCGGCTCGCTCAACCTGGACGATGAAGGCAACCCGACCCAGTGCACAACGCTGATCGAGGACGGCATCCTGCGCGGCTATATCCAGGACACGCTCAACGCGCGCCTGATGAAGATGCCGGTCACCGGCAACGCGCGCCGCGAAAGCTATGCCGCGCTGCCGATGCCGCGCATGACCAACACCTACATGCTCAACGGCGACAAGGACCCGCAGGAAATCATCGCCAGCGTCAAGAAGGGCCTGTATGCGGTCAACTTTGGCGGCGGCCAGGTCGACATCACCAACGGCAAGTTCGTGTTCTCGGCGAGCGAGGCCTATATGATCGAGGACGGCAAGATCACCTACCCGGTCAAGGGCGCGACCCTGGTCGGCAACGGCCCGGAATCGCTCAAGGACGTGACCATGATCGGCAACGACATGCGGCTGGATTCGGGCGTGGGCGTGTGCGGCAAGGAAGGCCAGAGCGTGCCGGTGGGCGTGGGCCAGCCGACGCTGCGCATCGAGAATATGACGGTGGGCGGGACGGCCTGA
- a CDS encoding vWA domain-containing protein encodes MLIDFFFSLRHAKLPVSVKEYLTMLEALKAQVITPSIDEFYYLSRMTLVKDEKHFDKFDQAFAAYFKGVDSLVDWKSDIPLDWLQKTLERELSPEEKAKIEAMGGLDKLMERLKQLLEEQKEKHEGGNKWIGTGGTSPFGHGGYNPQGIRIGGPSKGNRTAIKVWEARTYKDYDDQVELGTRNIKVALRRLRRFAREGADTELDLDDTIHSTAANAGLLDIKLRPERHNKVKVLMLMDVGGSMDDHIKRVEELFSATKTEFKHLEYYYFHNCLYDYVWKNNRRRHAEKLATWDLLHKYTPDYKIIFVGDATMSPYEILQPGGSVEYNNAEAGAVWLNRMTEQFPHFVWLNPEPEGLWQYRQSITVINQLMKGRMFPVTLAGLEQAMKVLSK; translated from the coding sequence ATGCTGATCGATTTCTTCTTCTCGCTGCGCCACGCCAAGCTGCCGGTTTCGGTCAAGGAATACCTGACCATGCTGGAAGCGCTCAAGGCGCAGGTCATCACGCCTTCCATCGACGAGTTCTACTACCTGTCGCGGATGACGCTGGTGAAGGACGAGAAGCACTTCGACAAGTTCGACCAGGCCTTCGCCGCCTATTTCAAGGGCGTGGACAGTCTGGTCGACTGGAAGTCCGACATCCCGCTCGACTGGCTGCAGAAGACGCTGGAGCGCGAACTGTCGCCCGAGGAAAAGGCCAAGATCGAGGCCATGGGCGGCCTCGACAAGCTGATGGAGCGCCTCAAGCAGCTGCTCGAGGAGCAGAAGGAAAAGCACGAAGGCGGCAACAAGTGGATTGGCACCGGCGGCACCTCGCCGTTCGGCCACGGCGGCTACAACCCCCAGGGCATCCGCATCGGCGGCCCGTCCAAGGGCAACCGCACCGCGATCAAGGTGTGGGAGGCGCGCACCTACAAGGACTATGACGACCAGGTCGAACTGGGCACGCGCAACATCAAGGTCGCGCTGCGCCGGCTGCGCCGCTTCGCCCGCGAAGGCGCCGACACCGAGCTGGACCTCGACGACACCATCCATTCCACCGCGGCCAACGCCGGCCTGCTCGACATCAAGCTGCGGCCCGAGCGCCACAACAAGGTCAAGGTGCTGATGCTGATGGACGTAGGCGGCTCGATGGACGACCACATCAAGCGCGTCGAGGAACTGTTCTCGGCCACCAAGACCGAGTTCAAGCACCTGGAGTACTACTACTTCCACAACTGCCTGTACGACTACGTGTGGAAGAACAACCGCCGCCGCCACGCCGAAAAGCTGGCGACCTGGGACCTGCTGCACAAGTACACGCCCGACTACAAGATCATCTTCGTCGGCGACGCCACCATGAGCCCGTACGAGATCCTGCAGCCCGGCGGCTCGGTCGAGTACAACAACGCCGAGGCCGGCGCGGTGTGGCTGAACCGCATGACCGAGCAGTTCCCGCACTTCGTCTGGCTCAATCCCGAACCGGAAGGGCTGTGGCAGTACCGGCAGTCGATCACGGTGATCAACCAGCTGATGAAGGGACGGATGTTCCCGGTCACGCTGGCGGGGCTGGAGCAGGCGATGAAGGTGTTGTCGAAGTAA
- a CDS encoding GNAT family N-acetyltransferase, whose translation MTDTTPFAKPVILAGRHATLEPLRPEHADGLRAACADGELWKLWYTSVPAPERMEAEIARRLDLQQRGSMLPFAVRDAAGELAGMTTYMNIDAANRRVEIGSTWYARRVQRTPLNTECKLMLLGHAFDHLDCIAVEFRTHWMNQQSRAAIARLGARQDGVLRNHMRMPDGTLRDTVVFSIIASEWPAVRQHLQFQLERPR comes from the coding sequence ATGACCGACACGACACCTTTTGCCAAACCCGTGATCCTGGCGGGCCGGCATGCCACGCTGGAACCGCTGCGGCCCGAGCACGCCGACGGCCTGCGCGCCGCCTGTGCCGACGGCGAACTGTGGAAGCTCTGGTACACCAGCGTGCCGGCGCCCGAGCGCATGGAGGCCGAGATCGCGCGGCGCCTGGACCTGCAGCAGCGTGGCTCGATGCTGCCGTTCGCGGTGCGCGACGCAGCCGGCGAGCTGGCGGGCATGACCACCTACATGAACATCGACGCGGCCAACCGGCGCGTGGAGATCGGCTCGACCTGGTATGCGCGCCGGGTCCAGCGCACGCCGCTGAACACCGAGTGCAAGCTGATGCTGCTGGGCCATGCCTTCGACCATCTCGACTGCATCGCGGTGGAATTCCGCACGCACTGGATGAACCAGCAGAGCCGCGCCGCGATCGCCCGCCTGGGCGCCCGGCAGGACGGCGTGCTGCGCAACCACATGCGCATGCCGGACGGCACGCTGCGCGACACCGTGGTGTTCTCGATCATCGCCAGCGAATGGCCGGCGGTGCGGCAACACCTGCAATTCCAGCTCGAGCGGCCGCGCTGA